Proteins encoded in a region of the Flavobacteriaceae bacterium HL-DH10 genome:
- the pxpA gene encoding 5-oxoprolinase subunit PxpA, with the protein MNNFSIDINVDVGEGVGNESQLMPLVSSCNIACGGHAGDNVTMRSVVKLAKQHRVKIGAHPSFPDKENFGRVKMDMSCTALFATLKHQIEDLLSILREEHITLHHVKPHGALYNLVAVDKKAALVIIEVMKSFVDPIKLYVPFQSVIASLALENNIPIVYEAFADRNYNADLSLVSRTKKEALIHDTDVMFKHVYGMILNQKVIAVTGESVPIKAETFCMHGDNFNAVSLLKKLRINLEKEGVKIR; encoded by the coding sequence GTGAATAACTTTTCAATAGATATAAATGTTGATGTAGGCGAGGGCGTTGGTAACGAGTCTCAGTTAATGCCTTTGGTATCATCTTGTAATATTGCCTGTGGCGGTCATGCTGGAGATAATGTAACAATGCGGTCTGTTGTTAAATTAGCAAAACAGCATCGAGTTAAAATAGGTGCGCATCCTTCGTTTCCTGATAAAGAAAATTTTGGTAGAGTAAAGATGGATATGTCTTGCACAGCTTTATTTGCTACGTTAAAGCATCAAATAGAAGATTTGCTAAGTATTCTTAGAGAAGAGCATATAACCTTGCATCATGTAAAACCTCATGGTGCACTTTATAATTTGGTAGCTGTCGATAAAAAAGCAGCTTTGGTTATTATAGAGGTTATGAAAAGTTTTGTAGATCCTATAAAATTATACGTGCCTTTCCAATCGGTTATTGCCAGTTTAGCTCTTGAAAATAATATTCCTATTGTTTACGAAGCCTTTGCCGATAGAAATTATAATGCCGATTTATCCTTAGTTTCACGAACAAAAAAAGAAGCTTTAATACACGATACAGATGTGATGTTTAAACATGTTTATGGTATGATTTTAAATCAAAAAGTAATTGCCGTAACTGGAGAAAGTGTCCCTATAAAAGCCGAAACATTTTGTATGCATGGCGATAATTTTAATGCTGTATCATTACTTAAAAAGTTGCGAATAAATTTAGAAAAAGAAGGTGTTAAAATTAGATAA
- a CDS encoding YifB family Mg chelatase-like AAA ATPase: MLKKVFASAVFGVEASTVVVEVNVDKGVGYHLVGLPDNAIKESNFRIAAALQNNGYRIPGKKIIINMSPADLRKEGSAYDLTLAVGILASTNQIKAEELDKYLIMGELSLDGGLQPIKGALPIAVKAREEGFKGFILPAQNAKEAAIVDNLEVYGVENIEQVINFFDKGEPLEQTIINTREEFEKNLDFPEFDFSDVKGQEGIKRCMEIAASGGHNIILIGPPGAGKTMLAKRLPSILPPMTLHEALETTKIHSVVGRVKDTGLMAQRPFRSPHHTISNVALVGGGSYPQPGEISLSHNGVLFLDELPEFKREVLEVMRQPLEDREVTISRAKFTVTYPSSFMLVASMNPSPGGYFNDPNAPVTSSPAEMQRYLSKISGPLLDRIDIHIEVTPVPFEKLSEERKSETSVEIRKRVTKAREIQTDRFKASDTVHYNAQMNTKQIRKHCVLDENSKQLLKTAMERLNLSARAYDRILKVSRTIADLEGIEAINGSHISEAIQYRSLDREGWLG; encoded by the coding sequence AATGTGGATAAAGGCGTAGGCTATCACTTGGTTGGTTTGCCTGATAATGCTATTAAAGAGAGTAATTTTAGAATTGCTGCTGCGCTTCAAAATAATGGCTATAGAATCCCAGGAAAAAAGATTATAATTAATATGTCGCCTGCAGATTTGCGTAAAGAAGGCTCTGCATACGATTTAACACTGGCTGTCGGAATTCTAGCTTCGACTAATCAAATTAAAGCAGAAGAATTAGATAAGTATTTAATAATGGGAGAACTCTCATTAGATGGCGGTTTGCAGCCCATAAAAGGCGCTTTACCCATTGCAGTTAAAGCTAGAGAAGAAGGTTTTAAAGGTTTTATTCTACCAGCTCAAAATGCTAAGGAAGCAGCCATAGTTGATAATCTTGAAGTTTATGGTGTAGAAAATATAGAACAAGTCATCAATTTTTTTGATAAAGGAGAACCCTTAGAGCAAACTATAATAAATACACGAGAAGAGTTTGAAAAAAATCTAGACTTCCCAGAATTCGATTTTTCCGATGTGAAAGGACAAGAAGGTATAAAACGCTGTATGGAAATTGCAGCTTCTGGCGGACATAACATTATTTTAATAGGACCTCCAGGAGCAGGAAAAACCATGTTAGCAAAACGTTTGCCGAGTATTTTGCCGCCTATGACTTTACACGAAGCTTTAGAAACCACAAAAATACATTCTGTAGTAGGTCGTGTAAAAGATACTGGATTAATGGCACAGCGTCCGTTTAGAAGCCCACATCATACAATTTCGAATGTCGCTTTAGTCGGAGGTGGTAGTTATCCGCAACCAGGTGAAATATCCTTATCACATAATGGGGTATTGTTTTTAGATGAACTCCCTGAATTTAAGCGAGAGGTTTTAGAAGTGATGCGCCAACCCTTAGAAGATAGAGAGGTTACGATTTCAAGAGCGAAGTTTACGGTTACGTATCCATCGTCGTTTATGTTGGTAGCGAGTATGAACCCGAGTCCTGGTGGTTATTTTAATGACCCGAATGCACCCGTAACCTCAAGTCCTGCTGAAATGCAACGGTATTTAAGTAAAATTTCGGGACCGTTATTAGACCGCATAGATATTCATATTGAAGTCACACCTGTGCCTTTTGAAAAACTATCAGAAGAACGAAAAAGTGAAACTTCAGTAGAGATTAGAAAGCGTGTTACTAAAGCTAGAGAAATTCAAACAGATCGCTTTAAAGCGTCTGATACTGTACATTATAATGCACAAATGAATACCAAGCAAATACGTAAACATTGTGTTTTAGATGAAAATTCAAAACAACTTTTAAAAACCGCTATGGAACGTTTAAATTTATCGGCGCGTGCTTACGATAGAATACTTAAAGTTTCTAGAACGATTGCCGATTTAGAAGGTATAGAAGCCATTAATGGTTCGCATATTAGTGAGGCTATTCAGTATCGAAGTTTGGATCGTGAAGGGTGGTTGGGTTAA